The Synchiropus splendidus isolate RoL2022-P1 chromosome 11, RoL_Sspl_1.0, whole genome shotgun sequence genome contains a region encoding:
- the atox1 gene encoding copper transport protein ATOX1, whose protein sequence is MSKHEFSVEMTCEGCSGAVARVLNKLGDVKFEIDLPNQLVWIESDRTGEELLETLKKCGKTVRYNGTK, encoded by the exons ATGTCG AAACACGAATTTTCGGTGGAGATGACGTGTGAAGGATGCTCCGGTGCCGTCGCCAGAGTCCTGAACAAACTGGGAG ATGTGAAGTTTGAGATCGACCTTCCGAACCAACTGGTTTGGATCGAGTCCGACCGGACTGGGGAGGAGCTGTTGGAGACGCTGAAGAAGTGCGGGAAGACGGTCAGGTACAACGGAACCAAGTGA
- the slc36a1 gene encoding proton-coupled amino acid transporter 1, with protein sequence MMSSSDIDVRGEGSLFSDHNPSEMDALCPSPGPARPQRDYERLGGRTGTSFFQTLIHLLKGNIGTGLLGLPLAVKNAGLVVGPVSLFCMGIIAVHCMRLLVDCSHHLSAKISRPSLTYGEAVQYGMENVSWLRRHAHWGKRTVNLFLIITQLGFCCVYFVFLSDNIKQVVEKANSTTFNCHINHTNQTDILVPSFDSRIYMLCFLPAFILLVFTPNLKYLAPLSLIANLVMTASLILIYFYSLGHIHFPIDLPAVGRLKDYPLFFGTAIFAFEGIGVVLPLENKMQKPQSFSTVLYVGMGIVTFLYISLGTIGYMCFGANIGGSITLNLPNCWTYQAVMLLYCFGIFITFALQFYVPAEILIPPVVARVSGRWQTAVDLSLRTLLVIFTCALAILIPELDLVISLVGSVSSSFLALIFPPLLQLFTFHTEDLSPLVYIKNSAISLVGLIGFLTGTYMAIVEIIARNALKKEGTPTDYMVQ encoded by the exons ATGATGAGTTCTAGTGACATCGACGTTCGAGGTGAAG GGTCCTTGTTCTCCGATCATAACCCTTCAGAGATGGATGCCTTGTGTCCATCGCCAGGTCCAGCCAGACCACAACGCGACTATGAGCGGTTAGGGGGGCGAACAGGGACCTC TTTTTTTCAGACCCTGATCCACTTGCTAAAGGGAAACATCGGCACCGGGCTGCTGGGCCTCCCTCTGGCGGTGAAGAATGCAGGCCTGGTG GTTGGACCAGTCAGTCTCTTCTGTATGGGCATCATCGCTGTCCACTGTATGCGGCTGCtggtcgactgctctcaccacCTGAGTGCAAA GATCAGCCGACCATCGCTGACCTATGGCGAGGCGGTCCAGTATGGGATGGAAAATGTATCGTGGCTGAGGCGGCACGCCCACTGGGGAAA ACGGACGGTAAATTTATTTCTCATCATCACCCAGCTGGGATTCTGCTGTGTTTACTTCGTCTTCCTCAGCGATAACATCAAGCAG GTTGTAGAAAAAGCCAACTCCACCACCTTCAACTGCCACATTAACCACACAAACCAGACAGACATTTTGGTGCCGAGCTTCGACTCCAGAATCTACATGCTCTGCTTCCTGCCCGCCTTCATCCTCCTGGTCTTCACGCCCAACCTGAAGTACCTGGCCCCTCTGTCCCTGATAGCCAACCTGGTCATGACCGCCTCTCTCATCCTCATCTACTTCTACTCCCTCGGG CACATCCACTTCCCCATCGATCTGCCTGCAGTGGGAAGACTAAAAGACTACCCCCTCTTCTTCGGGACGGCCATCTTCGCTTTTGAAGGAATCGGCGTG GTTCTTCCGCTGGAAAACAAGATGCAGAAGCCGCAAAGCTTTTCCACCGTCCTGTATGTGGGCATGGGCATCGTCACGTTCCTGTACATCAGCCTCGGCACTATTGGATACATGTGTTTCGGGGCAAACATCGGCGGCAGCATCACGCTAAACCTTCCAAACTGCTG GACCTACCAGGCTGTGATGCTTCTCTACTGCTTTGGTATTTTCATCACATTCGCCCTGCAGTTCTACGTTCCCGCCGAGATCCTCATCCCGCCGGTGGTGGCCCGCGTGTCGGGGAGGTGGCAGACTGCGGTGGACCTGTCGCTGCGCACCTTGCTGGTCATATTTACAT GCGCCCTCGCCATCCTGATCCCGGAGCTGGACCTGGTCATCTCCCTGGTGGGCTCGGTGAGCAGCAGTTTCCTGGCGCTCATCTTCCCGCCACTCCTGCAGCTCTTCACGTTCCACACGGAGGACCTGTCGCCGCTGGTCTACATCAAGAACAGTGCCATCAGCCTGGTGGGGCTGATCGGCTTCCTCACCGGCACCTACATGGCCATCGTGGAAATCATTGCCCGCAACGCCCTGAAGAAGGAGGGCACCCCGACCGACTACATGGTGCAGTGA